A single window of Microbacterium oryzae DNA harbors:
- a CDS encoding ABC transporter substrate-binding protein, with translation MNSRAIRRGAAAVSALAIGGVVLAGCAGSAEESASDDPNAPIELSIATFNDFGYTDELLQEYMDEHPNVTIVHNKAATSNDARANFFQKLGNSGLADIEAIEVDWLAEMMEYSDLLEPVPDDLKGRWLDWKEAAATDAEGNLVGYGTDIGPQAVCYRSDLFEAAGLPTDREEVAKLFTTWDDFFTVGQEYVDKTGKPFIDSANTVLQGLMNQVEVSYEEADGTVVATENPDVREVYDTVVERAVPISAYPAQWGDDWYASLANGEFPAMLCPGWMHGIISGEGPDVEGWDIADVFPGGGGNWGGSYLTIPANGAHVEAAQELADWLSSPETQVKAFGNAGTFPSQTEAYESDDLTGFTNEFFNDAPTGQIGVDRAEAVTVSPVKGAKYFQFHDALQSAVTRVFDGIEDQETSWQTWVDEVSGF, from the coding sequence GTGAACTCTCGTGCCATCCGCCGCGGCGCCGCCGCGGTCAGCGCTCTCGCCATCGGCGGCGTCGTCCTGGCCGGCTGCGCCGGTTCCGCGGAGGAATCCGCCTCGGACGACCCGAACGCGCCCATCGAGCTGTCGATCGCGACCTTCAACGACTTCGGCTACACCGACGAGCTCCTCCAGGAGTACATGGACGAGCACCCGAACGTGACGATCGTCCACAACAAGGCCGCGACGTCGAACGACGCCCGTGCGAACTTCTTCCAGAAGCTCGGCAACTCGGGCCTCGCCGACATCGAGGCCATCGAGGTCGACTGGCTCGCCGAGATGATGGAGTACTCGGATCTGCTGGAGCCGGTTCCGGACGACCTCAAGGGCCGCTGGCTGGACTGGAAGGAAGCCGCGGCGACCGACGCCGAGGGCAACCTCGTCGGGTACGGCACCGACATCGGCCCGCAGGCCGTCTGCTACCGCTCCGACCTGTTCGAAGCGGCCGGGCTGCCCACCGACCGCGAAGAGGTCGCCAAGCTCTTCACGACCTGGGATGACTTCTTCACGGTCGGCCAGGAGTACGTCGACAAGACGGGCAAGCCGTTCATCGACTCGGCGAACACGGTGCTGCAGGGCCTGATGAACCAGGTCGAGGTGAGCTACGAGGAGGCGGACGGCACCGTCGTCGCCACCGAGAACCCCGACGTCCGCGAGGTCTACGACACGGTCGTCGAGCGCGCGGTCCCGATCTCGGCCTACCCCGCTCAGTGGGGCGACGACTGGTACGCCTCCCTCGCGAACGGGGAGTTCCCGGCCATGCTCTGCCCCGGCTGGATGCACGGCATCATCTCCGGCGAGGGCCCGGACGTCGAGGGATGGGACATCGCCGACGTCTTCCCCGGCGGCGGCGGCAACTGGGGCGGCTCGTACCTGACGATCCCCGCGAACGGCGCGCACGTCGAGGCCGCGCAGGAGCTCGCCGACTGGCTGAGCTCGCCGGAGACGCAGGTGAAGGCCTTCGGCAACGCGGGCACCTTCCCGAGCCAGACCGAGGCCTACGAGAGCGACGACCTCACCGGCTTCACGAACGAGTTCTTCAACGACGCGCCCACGGGTCAGATCGGCGTCGACCGCGCCGAGGCCGTGACGGTGTCGCCGGTGAAGGGCGCGAAGTACTTCCAGTTCCACGACGCGCTGCAGAGCGCCGTGACCCGGGTCTTCGACGGCATCGAGGACCAGGAGACGAGCTGGCAGACCTGGGTCGACGAGGTCTCCGGATTCTGA
- the purS gene encoding phosphoribosylformylglycinamidine synthase subunit PurS gives MPTIVVDVMPKAELLDPQGKAVTGSLARLGHGAFQNVRIGKRIELTVEGEVTDEVLAEAKTIADEILSNGVIEDVVNIGVVE, from the coding sequence ATGCCCACCATCGTCGTCGACGTCATGCCCAAGGCCGAGCTGCTGGATCCGCAGGGGAAGGCCGTGACCGGCTCCCTCGCGCGCCTCGGCCACGGCGCGTTCCAGAACGTCCGCATCGGGAAGCGCATCGAGCTGACCGTCGAGGGCGAGGTCACCGACGAGGTGCTCGCCGAGGCGAAGACGATCGCCGACGAGATCCTCTCGAACGGCGTGATCGAGGACGTCGTGAACATCGGAGTGGTGGAGTGA
- the purQ gene encoding phosphoribosylformylglycinamidine synthase subunit PurQ — MTARIGVITFPGSLDDRDAQRAVRVAGAEPVALWHGSHDLEGVDAVILPGGFSYGDYLRAGAIAAHAPIMAEVAAASAKGMPVLGICNGFQMLVEAHLLPGGLIRNAHQQFIRRDQKLRVENASTAWTNAFTVGEEIVIPLKNADGGYIADDETLRRIEGEGLVAFRYLGVNPNGSLNDIAGITNEHGNVLGLMPHPEHAVEPGFGPATPAAMRSGIDGLRFFQSAVSALVGQAA; from the coding sequence GTGACCGCCCGCATCGGGGTCATCACCTTCCCCGGCTCGCTCGACGACCGCGACGCGCAGCGCGCGGTCCGCGTCGCCGGCGCGGAGCCCGTCGCCCTGTGGCACGGCTCGCACGACCTCGAGGGCGTCGACGCGGTGATCCTGCCGGGCGGCTTCTCGTACGGCGACTACCTGCGCGCCGGCGCCATCGCCGCGCACGCCCCGATCATGGCCGAGGTCGCCGCCGCGAGCGCGAAGGGCATGCCCGTCCTCGGGATCTGCAACGGCTTCCAGATGCTCGTCGAGGCGCACCTGCTGCCGGGCGGACTCATCCGCAACGCGCACCAGCAGTTCATCCGCCGCGACCAGAAGCTGCGCGTCGAGAACGCGTCGACCGCGTGGACGAACGCGTTCACGGTCGGCGAGGAGATCGTCATCCCGCTGAAGAACGCCGACGGCGGCTACATCGCCGACGACGAGACGCTGCGCCGCATCGAGGGCGAGGGCCTCGTCGCCTTCCGCTATCTCGGCGTGAACCCGAACGGGTCGCTCAACGACATCGCGGGCATCACGAACGAGCACGGCAACGTCCTGGGGCTCATGCCCCACCCCGAGCACGCGGTGGAGCCCGGCTTCGGCCCGGCCACGCCCGCCGCCATGCGGTCGGGCATCGACGGCCTGCGCTTCTTCCAGTCCGCCGTGTCGGCCCTGGTGGGCCAGGCCGCCTGA
- a CDS encoding 2-hydroxyacid dehydrogenase, whose translation MSAITVSVPTEELAGDVSALLDPELGIEVVRWDGQEPAPRDRFDIVVPPYMRQGRMLARLHEIDCGLVQGQAIGYEGVEERLPAGSTYANASSVHETATAELTIGLLLVAQRELDRIVRNQDRGVWDNGGMPAGLADRRIVMLGYGGVAKAIARRLEAFEVDLAPVASRARDEDGLHVHALSELDELLPGAEILINVLPGGAETHHLIDDAVLSQLPDGALVVNVGRGPTVDTDALVEHVRRGRIRVASDVFDPEPLPEGHPLWSLDGVFITPHVGGRSAAMRPRIARLIAEQAERLARGEEHVNVVIRT comes from the coding sequence ATGAGCGCGATCACGGTCTCCGTCCCCACCGAAGAGCTCGCCGGCGACGTCTCGGCGCTGCTCGACCCCGAGCTCGGCATCGAGGTCGTGCGGTGGGATGGCCAGGAGCCGGCCCCGCGGGACCGGTTCGACATCGTCGTGCCGCCGTACATGCGCCAGGGGCGGATGCTCGCGCGTCTTCACGAGATCGACTGCGGCCTCGTGCAGGGCCAGGCGATCGGCTACGAGGGCGTCGAGGAGCGGCTTCCCGCGGGCTCGACGTACGCCAACGCCTCCAGCGTTCATGAGACGGCGACGGCCGAGCTGACGATCGGGCTGCTGCTCGTGGCGCAGCGCGAGCTGGACCGGATCGTGCGCAATCAGGACCGCGGCGTGTGGGACAACGGCGGCATGCCCGCCGGCCTCGCCGACCGCCGCATCGTCATGCTCGGCTACGGCGGCGTCGCGAAGGCCATCGCCCGACGCCTCGAGGCCTTCGAGGTGGATCTGGCGCCGGTCGCCTCCCGCGCTCGCGACGAGGACGGCCTCCACGTGCACGCCCTGTCGGAGCTCGACGAGCTGCTTCCCGGTGCCGAGATCCTCATCAACGTGCTGCCCGGCGGCGCCGAAACCCACCACCTCATCGACGACGCGGTCCTGTCTCAGCTGCCCGACGGCGCGCTCGTCGTGAACGTCGGCCGCGGCCCGACCGTCGACACCGACGCGCTCGTCGAGCACGTGCGGCGCGGACGCATCCGCGTCGCGAGCGACGTGTTCGACCCCGAGCCGCTGCCGGAGGGCCACCCGCTGTGGTCGCTCGACGGCGTCTTCATCACGCCCCACGTCGGCGGGCGCAGCGCCGCGATGCGTCCGCGCATCGCGCGACTCATCGCGGAGCAGGCCGAGCGCC